A window of Magnetospirillum sp. genomic DNA:
CGAATCCTCGGGCGTGGGCAGCGGCCGCAGATAGATGAGGGCCGAAAACGGCAAAGGCTGGCCCAGCGTCACGGTTTCGGCGATGCCGAGGCCCAGCACTTGCGACACGATTTCGACGACGCGGCGGTTGTATTCCGTGCCCGGATCGTTGTCGCGCATCAGCGTCGATTCGTTGCCGGAGCGCACGAGCTGGGCGCTGCCGGGCGGGGCTTTGGGGTCGATGGGGCGGGCCGCGTCGAGGCGACCCATGCGCGTGTCGAACGTCATCTGCTCGTCGGCGAAAGCGCCGGTCGGATCCTTGAAGCGCAGGCAGCCGCTGCGCGCCGCATCGTCGAAAATCTCGCGGTCGAGATCGCCTTCGACGAACGGCACCTGGCGCATCAACAGCCCTTCGAGAGAGTCGCCCGCGAGGCGCAGCATCTCGCGCAAGGCACGGTCGTCGTAGCGCTCGACGAGCGTTTCGGGCCGCGGATCGGGCTTCATGCGCCGAGCCTGCCGCGCAGATCGGCGACGGCGGCGTCGGGCGTTGCCAGCACGGTGGCTGCGACGGCGCTTTGCACCTGCGTTCGTGCGCGCGCCATCGAGAACTGCCCGAGCACCACCGCATTGCCCGGCGGCAATTTGCGGGCCGCCGCCGCGATCAGCCGGTCGTGCGTCGCCCCGTCGCCGGTCTGCAATGCTGCAAGCGCGTCGGGCACCATATGGGCGGCAAGCGACAGATCGCGGCCCGCCGCCAGCGCGCGCAGCTCCGCACCCAAGGGTGCGAGCGAGCCCGGGAACGTGACCAAGAGGCCGATCGCCGAACCGGCCGCAAGGGCAGCCGCAAAAGCGCTCTCATTGGGTTTGAGGACGGGGACGGAAACGGCAGACCGCGCTGCCTCGATGGCCGGCCCGAAGGCCGAGCAGGTAAAGAGGATGCCGTCGGCCCCGTTCGCGACGGCGTATTTGGCAAGGCTCACGAATCGGCCGGTCATCGCGTCCGTCAGATGCCCGTCGCGCGCCAGATCGGCCGACAGCGAATCGTCGAGCAAATTGACGGGCGCCGCGTCCGGCCAGCCGCGCGCCATCGCCTCCATCGCCGGAGCGACCGAATCGCGAAGCGCGTGGATCAATGCAATGCGGAGTTTGGCCGGGCTCATGCCCCGACTTTAGCGAGGCTTGCGCCAAACAAAAAGGGCCGGTCGCAAGCGACCGGCCCTCCTCGTATTGCGAGGGTGTCTCGTACGCGCTTTACGAGCACCCGCTCGTCGAGCCGCAATCGACGCACTTGGTGCACGTGCCGTTGCGCACCATCGCCATCGAGCCGCAGTTTTCGCATGAGTCGCCCGTATAACCCTTCATGCGGGCCTCGCGGACCTGGGCGATTTTGCCCACGACCGGTGCGGCAGCACCCGAGGCGTTCAAGGCCGCATTCATGGCCGTGGCGACAGCTTCGATGGCAAAGCCGATCGGCTGGCGGCCGGCTTCGGCGGCGTCCGACTGGTCGGCTTCGGCCAAGGCTGCTTCCACGCTTGCATCCTCGCGGATGTCGCCGATCGCGGGCGCGTTGGCTTCTTCCTCTTCCTCGAGCAGGGCGACGTCGCCGGCCAAGGCCGTGGCGGCGGCGCGCGGCGCGGTCCCGCCCGGCAGCACCTTGAAGCGCTGGCGCACGAAGCCGGTCGAGGCGACCTTCTTGACCGCGTCGAGGGCGGCTGCGGCGGCCGCCGAGCCTTCGCCCGGCAGATCCGAAGCGCGCTCGCCCTTGCCGATCGAATCGGGGGCGAGATCGTCCTGCACCACATGGGCGAGGTCGTCGCGGCCCAAATACGACACGGCCAGTTCGCGGAAGATGTAGTCGAGGATCGAGGTCGCGTTCTTGATCGCGTCGTTGCCCTGGACGGGACCGTTGGGTTCAAAACGCGTGAAGGTGAAGGCCTCCACGTATTCTTCGAGCGGCACGCCGTATTGCAGGCCGATCGAGACCGCGATCGCGAAGTTGTTCATGAGGCTGCGGAAGGCGGCACCCTCTTTGTGCATGTCGATGAACAATTCGCCGATCTGGCCGCTCTCGTATTCGCCGGTGCGCAAATAGACCTTGTGGCCGCCGACCATCGCCTTCTGCGTATAGCCCTTGCGGCGGTTCGGCAGGCGCTGGCGGCTTGCTGCCGCCGACACGCGCTCGATGATGCGCTCGACTACGCGCTCGACCTTGGCGGTCGCGGGAGCTGCGACGATTTCCTCGACCTCTTCATGCAGGTCGATGTCTTCGCCCACGATCGAAGCGAGCGGCTGCGAGAGCTTCGAGCCGTCGCGATAGAGGGCGTTCGCCTTGAGCGCCAAGCGCCACGACAGCAGATAGGCTTCCTTGCAGTCTTCGACCGTCGCCTGGCCCGGCATGTTGATGGTCTTCGAGATCGCACCCGAGATGAAGGGCTGCGAGGCCGCCATCATGCGGATGTGGCTGTCGACCGAGAGATAGCGCTTGCCCAAGCGACCGCACGGATTGGCGCAGTCGAACACGGCCAGATGCTCGTCCTTCAGGTGCGGTGCCCCTTCAAGCATCATCGAGCCCGAGCAATAGATGTTCGCGGCGTCGACTTCGCTCTTCGAGAAGCCGAGATGGGCCAGCAGGTCGAAGGCGGGGTCGTCGAGCTGGGCCTTGGTGATCTTCAGCGTGTCGATGCAGAAGGCTTCGCCGAGCGTCCATTTGTTGAAGGCGAACTTCACGTCGAAGGCGGTCTTGAGGGCACCCTCGAGGGCGTCGATCTGCGCGTCGCCGAAGCCCTTGGCGCGGAGCGCCCCGTGGCTCACCGCGTTCGAGCCCTTCAGCGTGCCGTGGCCGACCGCGTAGAGGATGATGTCGTCGATCTGCGCCTGGCTGTAGCCGAGCGTGGCAAGACCCACGGGCACGACGCGGTTGATGATCTTGAAGTAGCCGCCGCCAGCCAGCTTCTTGAATTTCACGAGCGCGAAGTCGGGCTCAATGCCCGTCGTGTCGCAATCCATGACGAGGCCGATGGTGCCCGTGGGGGCCACGACCGTCGCCTGCGCATTGCGATAGCCGTGCGCGACGCCAAGCTCAAGGGCCTGGTCCCACACGCGCTTGGCGGCGGAGACGAGCACTTGGTCCTTGCAGTTCTTGATGTCGAGCGGCACGGGCAGGATCGTCAGATCCTCGTAGCCTGCCGCTTCGCCGTACGCGGCCCGGCGATGGTTGCGGATGACGCGCAGCATGTGCTCGCGGTTGGGTTCGAAGCCCGGGAAGGCGCCAAGCTCGCTCGCCATCTCAGCCGAGGTCGCGTAGCTGACACCCGTCATCACGGCCGAGATCGCGCCGCAGATCGCACGGCCTTCGTCGCTGTCGTAGGACAGGCCCATCGCCATCAGCAAGCCGCCGATATTGGCAAAGCCCAGGCCCAGCGTGCGGTACTCGTAGGAAAGCTCGGCGATGCGCTTGGACGGGAACTGCGCCATCAGCACGGAGATTTCAAGCGTGACCGTCCACAGGCGGCAGGCATGCTCGAAGGCGGCCGTGTCGAAGCTGCCGTCGGTCTTGCGCAGGGCGAGCAGGTTGACCGAGGCGAGGTTGCAGGCCGTGTCGTCGAGGAACATGTATTCCGAGCACGGGTTCGAAGCGTTGATGCGCCCCGAGGCCGGGCAGGTGTGCCACTCGTTGATCGTCGTGTCGTACTGCAGGCCCGGATCGGCCGAGGCCCAGGCGGCGTAGGCGATCTGGTCCCACAATTCCTTGGCGTCGACTTCCTTGTGGAGCTTGCCGTCGGTGCGGCGCATGAGCTTCCACTTCGAATTGTCGAGCACCGCCTTCAGGAACTCGTTGGTCACGCGCACCGAGTTGTTCGAGTTCTGGCCCGAGACGGTGAGGTACGCTTCCGAATCCCAATCGGTGTCGTAGACCGGGATATCGACCGAAGTGAAACCCTGCTTGGCGAACTGGATGATGCGCTGGATGTAGCTTTCCGGAATCAGCGACTTGCGCGCGGCCTTGATGGCGTCGCGCAGCTTCTTGTTCTGCTTGGGGTCGAAGGCGGCGTCGCCGGTGGCGCTGGCACACGCGGCCATTACGTCGTTGAGGTGCTTGTTGCACAGGCGCGAACCGGCGACGAGGGCCGCAACCTTCTGCTCTTCGACGACCTTCCAGTTGATGTAGTTCTCGATATCCGGATGGTCGATGTCGACGGTCACCATCTTGGCCGCGCGGCGCGTGGTGCCGCCCGACTTGATCGCACCGGCAGCGCGGTCGCCGATCTTGAGGAAGCTCATCAGGCCCGACGATTTGCCGCCGCCGGAAAGCTTTTCGCTCTCGCCGCGCAGGCGCGAGAAGTTCGAACCCGTGCCCGAGCCGTATTTGAACAGGCGCGCCTCGCGCACCCAAAGATCCATGATGCCGCCCTCGTTGACGAGATCGTCTTCGACGGACTGGATGAAGCAGGCATGCGGCTGCGGATGTTCGTACGCCGTGTCCGAGGCGGTCAGCTTGCCCGAGCGGAAATCGACGTAATAATGGCCCTGGCCGGGGCCGTCGATGCCGTAGGCCCAGTGCAGGCCCGTGTTGAACCATTGCGGCGAGTTCGGCGCGGCGATTTGGGCCGCCAGCATGTAGCGCATTTCGTCGAAATAGGCGCGCGCGTCGTCTTCGCTGTCGAAATAGCCGCCCTTCCAGCCCCAGTAGCACCACGTGCCGGCGAGACGGTCGAACACTTCTTTGGCCGATTGTTCGCCGCGGATGCGCTGGTTCTCGGGCAGTTTGGCCAAGGCCACTTCATCGGGCACGCGGCGCCACAGCCACGACGGCACGTCGTTTTCTTCGACGCGCTTCATGGCGGCGGGCACGCCGCGCTTGCGGAAGTATTTCTGGGCCAGCACGTCGCACGCCACTTGGCTCCAGGCTGCCGGCACCTCGATGTCCTTGGCTTGGAACACGACCGAGCCATCGGGGTTGCGGATCTCGCTGTTCGTGGTGGTGAAGGCGAGCGACGCGTAGGCGTCCTGGTTTGCCGTGGTGAATCGACGTTCGATACGCATGCTGGCCTCCGGCCCTTGTTCTTGCGGACATCGTCGAAATGCGACGACGTCGGTTGATGGCGCTGCGGCTTGGTTGTTGCGCCCCTGCGCAAGCCTTGCCGCCGTCTTCGCCGACTCCCCCTCCGTCCCCGGATCAGAGGTTAGGCCGCCTCACTAGATATCGTGGTGGAGGGCGAAGCTCGTTACCAAATGTTGAACAGAGGCCGGAATCGCCCGCAACAGTATTTTGCGGCTTCGCGCTGATTATCCACAAGATGCTGATTTAAAATCAATATATTGTTGTTTCAACCGCCGTACCTACAAAAAGCCAAGCAAATCGCGTCAAGGACTAATTTTTCATTTTGTTTCAGCTTGTTGCGATTGGGGTCTGAGTCTCAGATTAGTCATGCTGCATTGCAGCATGAACTTTCGTGAATCGCTCAAAATCCAGGCTTAGTTGTTTATAGTCATGGGCTTAATTCTACCCTGATGCCGCCGTATATTCAAAAAAAGGCCGAAAAATGGCATGTCGTTTTGCGACGCGGCGCAAAACCGCCCGCGTCGCCCCTAATGGCTCGCTGCCAGCGGCAGATTCACGAGCAGATTTTGCGGCTTGAGGCGGATGCGCATGTCGCGATCGTGGCCGAGGCCCAAATAGACGGGCTTGCCGGCAAGGTCGGCGCGCATCAAGGCGGGTTCGGCGAAATCGAGCCGGAACAGCGCCACGATACGGCGCAGTCGATCTTCCTCGACCGTTTGGCCGCGATAGAGGTCGTTCATGATCGTACTCGCCTCGGCATCGAGGCCCACATGCCAGACCCAGCGCTCGTCCTTGATCTGCACCATGGGTTGGATCGATACCCGCGCGCCCAGGAAATGGGCGACCCAGATTTCGAGCACGCGCGCGAGCGCATCGAGCCCAGGCCGGCCGAAGGTGAGGTCGAGCACCAGATCGTGTGCCTCGTCGCGTCCCCAATAGACCTTGGCGTCGGCTTCGGTCATCACATCGAGTTCGACGCTGCGCACCGGCATGTTCGCGTCTTTGAGCAAGGCGCCGATGGCGCCAAGGCCCATGTCGCCGGCCTGCTGGCGCGCCGCATGCATTTCGACGATTTCTTCGTCGGCGGCCATCACGGCCCCGTCATTGAGTGTCACGCGCTGGCTGCGGAACAGAAGCTCGCCCGCGCGGGCGCGCATCGCATCGTCCGTGCCGTCGAGCGCGTGGCGCAAAATCACGTGCGCAAGCTGGTCCAAGAAAATCGGCGGCAGCGGCGGGGCACCGGCCGCGGGTGGATTGCGGAAATGCGCCAGATACGCCTCTTCGAGCGAGGGGGCCGCGATGAGCTTGGCAAAGAAGCCGAGCAGGATGGCGTAGTTCTCGCGCATGTCGGCATCTTCCAATGCGGCAAGCTCGGCCTTGGAGGGAACGTGGCGCGGATCGTCGAGCAGGCGCGCATGCAGCTTGCGCTCGGCCGCACAAGACTCGGCCACGGGCCGGATTTCGGGGCGCATCAAATAGGCGCGTAAGAATCCGTTGGTCAGCGTCAGGCGGCGGGCCGGGGCAGCCGTGGTTTCGAGCAGGTGGTAGCCGGAATTTCGCCAGAAATCGGTCATTTGCGCCAAGGGCTCGGGGGAGGTTTTCGGGAGGAGGCGAGGATGGGACCCGCAATCTGGACGAGGGCGGAGGGCCGTGCAATAGTCCCGGCACATGGGCGCTGCTCTCTGATTCGGCGCGCGTCCCAGGACAGGACGAAACGATGACGATTGCGACGAAAATCTACACTTGGTGGCGCGGCATCGAAG
This region includes:
- a CDS encoding aspartate/glutamate racemase family protein, producing the protein MSPAKLRIALIHALRDSVAPAMEAMARGWPDAAPVNLLDDSLSADLARDGHLTDAMTGRFVSLAKYAVANGADGILFTCSAFGPAIEAARSAVSVPVLKPNESAFAAALAAGSAIGLLVTFPGSLAPLGAELRALAAGRDLSLAAHMVPDALAALQTGDGATHDRLIAAAARKLPPGNAVVLGQFSMARARTQVQSAVAATVLATPDAAVADLRGRLGA
- a CDS encoding vitamin B12-dependent ribonucleotide reductase, giving the protein MRIERRFTTANQDAYASLAFTTTNSEIRNPDGSVVFQAKDIEVPAAWSQVACDVLAQKYFRKRGVPAAMKRVEENDVPSWLWRRVPDEVALAKLPENQRIRGEQSAKEVFDRLAGTWCYWGWKGGYFDSEDDARAYFDEMRYMLAAQIAAPNSPQWFNTGLHWAYGIDGPGQGHYYVDFRSGKLTASDTAYEHPQPHACFIQSVEDDLVNEGGIMDLWVREARLFKYGSGTGSNFSRLRGESEKLSGGGKSSGLMSFLKIGDRAAGAIKSGGTTRRAAKMVTVDIDHPDIENYINWKVVEEQKVAALVAGSRLCNKHLNDVMAACASATGDAAFDPKQNKKLRDAIKAARKSLIPESYIQRIIQFAKQGFTSVDIPVYDTDWDSEAYLTVSGQNSNNSVRVTNEFLKAVLDNSKWKLMRRTDGKLHKEVDAKELWDQIAYAAWASADPGLQYDTTINEWHTCPASGRINASNPCSEYMFLDDTACNLASVNLLALRKTDGSFDTAAFEHACRLWTVTLEISVLMAQFPSKRIAELSYEYRTLGLGFANIGGLLMAMGLSYDSDEGRAICGAISAVMTGVSYATSAEMASELGAFPGFEPNREHMLRVIRNHRRAAYGEAAGYEDLTILPVPLDIKNCKDQVLVSAAKRVWDQALELGVAHGYRNAQATVVAPTGTIGLVMDCDTTGIEPDFALVKFKKLAGGGYFKIINRVVPVGLATLGYSQAQIDDIILYAVGHGTLKGSNAVSHGALRAKGFGDAQIDALEGALKTAFDVKFAFNKWTLGEAFCIDTLKITKAQLDDPAFDLLAHLGFSKSEVDAANIYCSGSMMLEGAPHLKDEHLAVFDCANPCGRLGKRYLSVDSHIRMMAASQPFISGAISKTINMPGQATVEDCKEAYLLSWRLALKANALYRDGSKLSQPLASIVGEDIDLHEEVEEIVAAPATAKVERVVERIIERVSAAASRQRLPNRRKGYTQKAMVGGHKVYLRTGEYESGQIGELFIDMHKEGAAFRSLMNNFAIAVSIGLQYGVPLEEYVEAFTFTRFEPNGPVQGNDAIKNATSILDYIFRELAVSYLGRDDLAHVVQDDLAPDSIGKGERASDLPGEGSAAAAAALDAVKKVASTGFVRQRFKVLPGGTAPRAAATALAGDVALLEEEEEANAPAIGDIREDASVEAALAEADQSDAAEAGRQPIGFAIEAVATAMNAALNASGAAAPVVGKIAQVREARMKGYTGDSCENCGSMAMVRNGTCTKCVDCGSTSGCS
- a CDS encoding DUF6352 family protein, encoding MTDFWRNSGYHLLETTAAPARRLTLTNGFLRAYLMRPEIRPVAESCAAERKLHARLLDDPRHVPSKAELAALEDADMRENYAILLGFFAKLIAAPSLEEAYLAHFRNPPAAGAPPLPPIFLDQLAHVILRHALDGTDDAMRARAGELLFRSQRVTLNDGAVMAADEEIVEMHAARQQAGDMGLGAIGALLKDANMPVRSVELDVMTEADAKVYWGRDEAHDLVLDLTFGRPGLDALARVLEIWVAHFLGARVSIQPMVQIKDERWVWHVGLDAEASTIMNDLYRGQTVEEDRLRRIVALFRLDFAEPALMRADLAGKPVYLGLGHDRDMRIRLKPQNLLVNLPLAASH